A segment of the Parasphingopyxis algicola genome:
GGCGCTGATGACCTATGGTGCCTATGTGTCGCGCGAGACCAAGCTTGCGCCCACCGCTGGCATGATCGCCTTTGCCGATACGGGGGTGGCAATCATCGCGGGCCTGATGATCTTCCCTATCGTTTTCGCCGTAGGTCTTGATCCGGCCGCTGGCCCGACCCTGGTTTTCCAGTCGCTCCCGGCCGCTTTCCAGCAGATGCCCGCGGGCTCGCTGGTCGGTTTCCTCTTCTTCGTCCTCATTTTCTTCGCCGCGCTGACGAGCTCGATTTCGCTGCTCGAGGCGCCGACGAGCTGGGGGATCAATGAGCGCGGCTGGTCGCGACCCAAATCGGCCTTCATCTTCAGCTTCTCGGCCTTCGTCATCGGTATCGCCTGTCTCCTCTCGCTAAGCGTCTGGAGCGATATCCGCCTGCTCGGCTTCTGGTCGATCTTCGCCGAGACCAACATCTTCGACACGATCGACGGCTTTACCGGCAAGGTGATGCTGCCGGTCGCGGCGCTGCTGACGGCGATCTTCGTCGGCTGGCGGGCCGACCGGAAGCTCGTCGAGAGCGAGACCGGTCTGGAAGGCGGGCTGTTCGGCCTGTGGCGCTTCCTCGTCTGCTGGCTCGCGCCGATCGCGGTCGCGCTGATCCTCGTGTTCGGCCTGTTCCCGGGATTGCTTGGAAACTAGTCTTATGGCGTCGGACGCGATCGAGATCGTCGATCCCGATCCCGCATGGCCGGCCAAGTTCGCGGACGAGAAACGCCGGGTCGCCGAGGCGCTGGCCGGCGAAACGCTGCTGGCGGTCGAGCATGTCGGTAGCACTGCCGTGCCGGGTTCGGCGGCGAAGCCGGTTATCGACATGATGATCGTCGTTCCGTCCGTTGACGAGGCGCGAAACCGTTTCCCGGCCGCGCTCAAACCGCTGGATTATGTATTCTGGGCCGATAATCCGGATGCGGACCGGTTATTTTTCGTAAAGGGCATGCCGCCGTTCGGCGATGGGCGAACGCATCACGTGCATGTGTGCGAACCCGGTCGGCTGATGGCGGATCGCCTGGCGTTTCGCGATTATTTGCGCGCGCACCCCGATGAGGTACTCCGCTATTCCGCTCTTAAGCGCGAACTTGCGGCGCAGCACGGCGAAGACCGGGAAGCCTATACGCGCGGTAAAGACGGCTTCGTCGCGCGAATCCTGGAACTGGCGAAATCCGCCTAGCTTAGCCGTTCCGCCACTAGCGCCTTCAGATCGGTCTCGGGCCGGGGCCCGTAATGCTGGATCACCTCGGCGGCGCAGACCGCGCCCATGACGAGGCTGTCCTCGATTCCGCGGCCCTCGGCCTGCCCGGCGAGGAAGCCGGCGGCGAACTGATCGCCCGCGCCCGTCGCATCGACGACGCGGTCGATCGGTTCCGCGCCGATTTCAGTGCGTTCGCCGTCCTTGACCGCCAGCGCGCCTTTCTCGCTGCGCGTGACGACGAGCAGCGGCGTCTTGGCGGCGGTCGCCGCGACGGCGGCCTCGAAGTCCTCGGTTTCCTGCAGCGATTTGATCTCGTCCTCATTGGCGAACAGGATATCGATCCGGCCATCGTCGAGCAGTTTCAGGAAATCGCCCCGGTGCCGGTCGACGCAGAAACCGTCGGACAGGGTGAAGGCGACGCGGCGGTCCGCTGCCTTGGCGATGTCGATTGCCCTGTCCATTGCCGCGCGCGGGTCTTCGGGATCCCAGAGATAGCCTTCGAGATAGAGGATCGCCGCGCTCTCGATAAGATCGGTGTCGAGCGCGGATGCCGGCAGGTGCTGGGACGCGCCGAGAAAGGTGTTCATCGTCCGCTCACCATCGGGTGTCACCAGAATCAGGCAGCGCGCGGTCTTGGGGTCGCCGGCGCGCGCCGGCGTATCGAACGTCACGCCGAGCGCGGT
Coding sequences within it:
- a CDS encoding adenosine kinase, giving the protein MSESTLDIVAIGNAIVDVIAQADDAFIASEGLSKGAMQLLFTTEEAEALYAKMGPGVEASGGSAANTIAGIAALGGKTGFIGQVADDQLGKVFSHDITALGVTFDTPARAGDPKTARCLILVTPDGERTMNTFLGASQHLPASALDTDLIESAAILYLEGYLWDPEDPRAAMDRAIDIAKAADRRVAFTLSDGFCVDRHRGDFLKLLDDGRIDILFANEDEIKSLQETEDFEAAVAATAAKTPLLVVTRSEKGALAVKDGERTEIGAEPIDRVVDATGAGDQFAAGFLAGQAEGRGIEDSLVMGAVCAAEVIQHYGPRPETDLKALVAERLS
- a CDS encoding GrpB family protein, with the translated sequence MASDAIEIVDPDPAWPAKFADEKRRVAEALAGETLLAVEHVGSTAVPGSAAKPVIDMMIVVPSVDEARNRFPAALKPLDYVFWADNPDADRLFFVKGMPPFGDGRTHHVHVCEPGRLMADRLAFRDYLRAHPDEVLRYSALKRELAAQHGEDREAYTRGKDGFVARILELAKSA